GTTTGGCTTTTGATAAGCTATGCAAGTTCTAAAGGATGACTACGCTATTTGACATTTTCTCCTTAAATTGGGGAATTTGCTAGAGATTGTCTATTAATGACAAGCCCAACAGAAACTAAATGCATACTATGAGTCCTTACCGCACTCTGCAGGTGTGTATCCATATTAACCTGCCTTGTATAATCTCACAAGTCAAAATTTGGGTTCGGGTGCACCTTACCCCTCCCTTTTGGGTGGAGAGATTGTTTTTGATAGACTGCATCCATATTAATATATGGATATTGATATTGACCCGCCTCTATTGGCAGTGGATAGAGATCAAGAGAAGCAAGTCGAGCGCATCATACTCTTCAAGAGTTGTGTTATGccaatattcatatttaatttcgTATGTATCCACACGAAAGCGAGACCTCTAGTTCCTTTTTGGTCCACCCATGAGGTTCTTACTTGTATAGATAAGTGGGTGACTTTTGTAGTCTCATATTTTGGTGTACTTGTTGATACGAGGATTCCCCCGACATtaataaatcattcaccatATTTTAAAAAGGGGTGATGCCACTAGAATGTTCACCAGAAAGAGACGAGCTCAAAAAATTATGAGAAGAGAAAGTAAAAGCTTTGACCAGACAAATGTTGTAGTGCTGTCAACTAATATTGcctcaaaaaaattaatgcTGCCAACTAATAAAGAGAAGTTGCTTAGGTCTTTATCTAAACCATAGAGTTGTGGTACCATATGAAAAGAGAATATCAAGAGGAAAAAGCTTGCTGGACTGGTCATGAAACAAGAGGGTGCTTACATAAGATATAAGTCCATTGGAAACAAGAAAAATTTAGACTATATGACAAAAGATAattcatttcaataaaaaaactcAACTGAATACAGAGTTTTCTTAGTTTCTAAACTAATTAGAGAAGAATATTTTGTACTATAAACCTAAAAACTTATAATGAACATAAGCTTTCAAGCATATAACTGCATTAGTTATCTTGAAATTCAGATTACTATAAGTTATGCATTGGGAAACCTCCAATATAACCTGAACGCAACCAAAGAGTTGCACTCACTATGACTAATAActaagagagagaaagagaggcAGTATATAGCATACTAACAAGGATAAAAGATAAGTTTGATTCTCCAAATTTTGTACCTCCTGAGGATTTGTTAATGCATGGTCTCCATTCACCACCTCTATAAGAGTTTTTCCAAATTGTTGAGATCTACAGGAAATTTGCACCTAAACTTAGTAAGATTTTAGAAGATCACCATCTTTAGGAGAATTTGAACTAAAATATCAGAAATCATAACACAGGATCAAGTTACAAAGTAACACATTTATTGACACAAAGAAATCGGAAAAGTTCAAGGGGGCAACAAGAACCTAAatttaacaacaacaatatacccaatgaaatcccacaagtggggtctgagAGGGTGGTGTGTACGCAGTCTTATccctaccttgtgaaggtagagagATTGTTTCCAATAGACCCTCACCCAAGTAAAGCATATCAAACTAggtataaaaagaaatacagtAGAGAAGATGTCACGttgaaaataatagaaaaaagaacagtagtaacaacaaataatataataactgAAGCAAAGGAAACAATCGGTactaataaaatcaaaaaataagaaaataggagaaaaataaaggttaTACTAATTAGGAAAACTAGACAGACCACGACCACCTACTAACTTTCTACCATAATCCTTGACCTTCATATATTCCTATCTAGGAGCATGTTCTCGATAATCACCTCTCCCTATTACTTCTTCGGTTCACCTCAACCTCTCCACAGACCCACCGTAGCAAACCTCTGACACCTCCTTACTGGGCATTTGTGCATCTTTTATATGCATGAACTATTTCAGTCTTATTTCCCTCATCTTATACTCCAAGGAGGACACCCCACCTAATCCCAAATATCCGTGCTTCTAATTCTATCTTTCCTATTATGGCCACACATTCATCTCAACAATCTCATTTCCGCTACTTTTATCTTCTGGACGTGCAAGTTCTTGATCAGCTAACACTCTGACACATACAACATATTTGGTCTAAAAAATCCTTTATAAGAACCTAAATTTATCATCAAATATTTCATGATTAACCAGAAAACTCAATGTTTCTCAAGACATAGGGACTCGCCAATACTCCAACGTGCAAGTTCTTGATCAGACAATATTCCAACACATACAACATATTTGGCCTAAAAAATCTTTAATAAGAACCTAAATTTATCATCAAATATTTCACAATTGAACAGGAAACTCGATGTTTCCCATAACATAAGGACTCGACAGCAACAACACTAATCACTTGCGTTTGTGCAGACTTCAGTGGGATTTCTGATTGCCTCAAATGATCACAAACAAACTTATGCCCTTCAGACTATTCAAGGTCAAAGGACTACTTACTTGATTCTCACAATTCTCAGTAATGTTTTGATGTCACACTGGAAGCGGAGAAAGGGTCTTGAACAATTAAAAGTTGTTAAGGAGAACTCAACAGTCATATATATTATCTTAACATTTCTAGACACGTAACACAGACACACTGTTAGTGTTAAGAGGACTTCCACTCAACCACTGTAGGTGGAAATTGGAATTGGGAACACTAACTGAGTACAAATAAATCATTGTGCACATTCACTAGAGTCTCAACCCCTAGCAGCATTTCTACTCTTCTCCTATCCCCAAGAGCTCGTGACATTTGAAACCAGGTTAACACCTCCATCCAAGTGACAGGACTTCACCTTCACATGCAACAACACAATTTTTTCATGACATGTCAGAGTCCTTGTTTTCCATTTGTATCACTGAATATCCTATTTTTTGCTATATGCACCTCATACATCAATCTTTCGAATCTTCGAACAAAGAAAATGATACTTCAACCTCTTTCAGTAAGATAACAAGTTAACAATTAAAAGATCCCATCCAATTACATAGCACCCCAACTAGCAGCTATCGTATACACTTTCTACAGAATACTTAGATATACTGCTCAGCAAGCACTAGATGTAAAGCAATGATGTAAAAAAGATGAGGacataaggaaaaagaaaaacaaatccATAGGGCAACAATAAAACAATCATGATCAATGGCATTGATATAGAACAGAGCAGAACCAAATACACTCAGGATTACAGATCTGGACTAAGAGAAACATCTCAAACTGGAACAATactaattgaataaaatttgcAATGCAATTAACTCAGTGATCCCCAAAAAcagtaaaacaaaagaaaagacttTGTTTTTCAGTTTCACCCAAACCATAGAAGGCAAAGTAAATAAACTAACCGCATCAGCAGTGGAATTATCAGAGTCCATTTCAGGTCGAAGCTTATCATAGAGTTGAGGGCTCCGGTAAACAGACCCAGGAGCAGGACGGTGCCTGATAATAGGAACAACATCAAACGGTACTGTCCCCATGTAAAACAATATCCCAGCAATATAAAGCAAAGGAGCAAACAGGAAAATCCCCTGACGACGAACCAGAACAGATAGAATAGCCCCACTTATACGATTTGCTAGGGTTCTCGGTAGTTGTTGACCCGAAGTAAAACGGGCACTGGGTTTAACCcttccaccaccaccaccaccacctccacctccacctccaccaCCACTATTACTACTGCTACGTAAACGAGGCGACCGTGAACGTGGCGATGACGGAGTTGATGGGCTACTGTGTCCACTACTCGGTAGTCTATTATACGCATGCATAGCTCTCTGTTACTATCTCTAACTACTtcatatcatattgcacaccaaaaacaacaaaaaaaatctcaaatttcaCAGAATTGATTGATCTAAAAAGGGTTTTTCGAGATTTAGAACAATAAAAACccaatttttattgaattttcaaaagatgatttttttttgtgtttttcctCCGACCCTTTGTTCCTCTCTCTTCAATGGATTTCGAGATTTGATGCTCCGAGCAGAGAGAGGGTGGAGGGAGGGAAGGAAGGTATAGAGAGAGTTGAAGAAGAAGCGAAGAGGGCAAAGTGTTAAAAATGGTttaacaaaagagaaaaaacgTTATGAGAAGAAGGTGCGCACGTGACCTGAAGATGGATGCACGTGCTCTGAGTATGGGCTGGTGGGCATGTTGGATAAGTGGACTCCGAGAAATAATGTATGCATTAGttttttcatttgatatatAAAGGGGAAAAAAGTGTTATATATCTTTCGATTTTGTTATCTAGAGTTGATATATCATTCGttaatgatatatataaattactTTCATAAAGATAGACATATTAGTTCCAAATTATAAAGTTGAGAAGTATATCTACCCTTTTTTATGTAAGTGATCATTTGATAGTTTgtattagaataaaataaggGGAAATTAAGcgaataaaaataattacatacaTATACCCCATATGTCATACTCCACTGAATGACTTCATTAGTATTTCTAACTAATTTCTCTTAATTAATACTACATCAATGTATATATTGTATCGATATCATCAAAACTGATAATTTTACTTAATTGATACTACAcgagtgtgtgtatatatatatatactgaatTAATAGCCTTAATGATGGGGGTATGggttgtaaaaaaaatattattgacaaAACGGTATTTTTTGAATTACTTTGCATTGAGGTATGAACATGTAAGTGTTCTATGGCTTATTTATGTAGTTTtcccaaaatataatatttgtagtAGTTTTGTATATTAGTAGTATCTTGTTTAGTATAATTATTCAATCTATGTATAACTATTCTATTGTGCATTAAAGTGTATATtgttaatatatgaaaaatcatgaTATCCATAATGCGAGTTTATTATATGATCATGGTATTGGgtcaacttttacacactgctcAACTTATTACGTGTGACATCTATTATCTGATACCTCCCATCAACAACATGAACAAGGTAAGGATTCTCATTTATCACTAAGTCACAATATTGAATATTGATACAAGGATTTTTAATGCATGCATTTTCACGATTAAAGACATAATTATCTCTAAAAACTTTTTTTACATCTTTTCCACCATACGTggaacatatttttttttatgaataatgaTCATTAAAAGATATGCaatacatgttattttttatacGCCAAATTAAATAACACATAACTCTCCATGACTAATGCTAGCATTAGTAATAGCataatatactatatatatttagcattattcttatatattcaataaaatgatatacactttatttaacattatttttacgCAAtctatcataatattaataatgtaaTGAATTTTAATGTATACATTAACACTAGATTTGTGTATATATAGTATTCCCACCGTTAATTTTTGTCATCACCATTACGTAGGAGGATAAGATCATGAGATTTTTGGGCAAGAAGATGAACATGCACCTAAATATAAACTATGTTTTGAGTTTACATTTTAGTACCAAACTTTAAGATAATTTGCATATTGGttctataaattattattagagAATTTACAACCCTTTTACAGCACCAACCAAAGCTCAGAAGGTCAAAACATGGTGGTTATTGAAGGAAACCTCAGTTCAGAGCAGCTTCAGTTCTTTGATTCTAATGGGTATTTGGTGTTAGAATCATTTGCAAGCCAAGAAGAGATCCAGTCTATGAGGAAGAGAATGGAAGAGTTGCTTGATGAGTTTGATTGTTCTTCAGATACTTCTGTTTTTTCTACCAAGAATCAagtaaagattcaatttttatgctCTGTAGTTAGATTTTTCAGTTCATTAGCTTAGTTTATTTGGTTTTGAGAGAAcccttttttgtcttttttgatTTTGTGTGTGTTTTGTGGCATATGGGTTTCAGCAACAAACGACTAATGATCACTTCTTTGAAAGTGCtgagaagatttcattcttctgGGAAGGTATGCTTGTGtttgatttcttatttgtttttcttgtaCTGTCTATTGTCTTTTTACTGATTTATGCCTATGTAAAGAATAACATATTCATGTAATTCACAAGAATCAAGAATCATACTTGGAGAAATACGCTACTAACGCCCTCATCATCATGAAGGAGTCCTAGGAGGGAAGAATCAAGGATAAATATCCATATtgttttatcaataaaattatatttctttgcgattgcaatttttttttaatcagtttaaaatttgttgcaaaccgTAGTATTTACTAAcaagttatatttttaattgcAAAAGAACTGGTGAATGGATGTACTAGTGGCTTTGAGTTTGCATATCAGTCATTTCTATTGGTTCTTGATTTTCTATTAAAGCTAAGGAGGCAGTTATCAGTTTAGTATTGGCTTTCAAAGGATTGAAAACTGTGTTTTGTCGCCATGGagaatttcttttgttgttatttagaTGATATTTGGATTTTAATTTTCTGATCCTGCTGTGGTTGAATCGTATTAGTAATTTGCTTCTATATCTATAACTTCTGATTCCTTTCATAGGCTAATTATGTTTTAGGTATTTGCTTAGGATGCTTTATTGATATTTATGGTCTTGGCAGAGAAAGCATTTGATGAAGATAGAAACCTGAAGCAGCCAAAGCAACTCTCAATAAATAAAGTTGGGCACGGTATGGTTCTGTTGATTACTTGTTGTCAACAGAGTTGTTTCATTTTTCGAGCAACCTTTTTAATCTTTATCTCAACAAGGTTGTTCTTAGATTTCTCGTACTTGTGCTATTGCAGCTCTTCATGAAAAAGATGCTGTATTTAATAAGTTCTCTAGCTCAGGCAAAGTCTCAAGCATGTTGCGGTCCTTGGGTTACCAGAGGCCAGTAGTCATTCAATCAATGTACATATTTAAGGTAAATTCTGCTATTTTTTTATCTAGTAATGGGTTTCTCTGCCCTATATCTTTGTACGGTCCTCAGCTAAATCATGTCCAATCCTTGGTTGTTCAAGATCACCAGTCAGATAGGTGTGTGTCATTCTAGAAGGTTGATGTCTTAGTAAGGCTAGAATGTATCCAAGTTAAAAAGTGATATTATTTCTGGACTTACTGTACGAGAAAAATCTCCATTCTTTTATTTGACAAGGTCAATGAAATTGTCTTAAAGAGAAGCTTCCGGGGCTGTTTGGTCTTCCATACATGTATATGTTTACTGAGAAAATGGTATGGTACAATTTGTTATGAGGTCATGGACACGTGTGTCGGTAACTCGTTAGGTTTGTGTATTAGCAGTTCAATATGTTCGTAAACGAGCTAAGTAAAACAGTGAAGAAAACTACAATAATCGTAGGAAATAGTAGAGCTTCGATGATTGTTGTTTGCATTGGATCCCAAAATCCATACTTGAGTAACCCATCATTCCTAtctaatttttatattagttgGATGAATCATATACTCAATAGCATATtagtttttgaaataatatatgcTTGGTCGTGTTATCCCGCATGCATATGTAGAGTCACCACACTCTTTGCAACTGAACAATAacagaaaagaaacaaaaaccaTAATGGAGTTGTAATTACTATTATCCATCCCTCTACGGGTGACATGTAAAACTCTGTTTTTCAGCAACCCGGTATTGGGGGTGAAGTGGTGCCGCACCAAGATAACTCTTTTCTGTACACTGAACCAACAACATGCACTGGCTTGTGGCTAGCTTTAGAGGATGCAACAATTGTAAATGGCTGTCTATGGGCTATACCAGGGTCCCACAAAAGTATTGTTTCTCCCAACTCTTCTTCGTCTTGCCACCTTTAAATCATTGAACTCCTTCACGTAATATACAAAATGTTCTATTTCTTCAGATGGCCTTGTGAGGAGATTCCTTAGAGATGAAAGTGGGGTTCATTTTGATAAGCCATCTCCATGCTATAACCAGGAAGATTTCGTTTCACTTGAAGTAAAAGCTGGATCTTTGGTAGTCATTCACGGAGATCTTATTCACCAGAGGTCAGTCACTTTCAGAACTTCTCTAGGACCATACAGATCAGTTATGCTACCATTTGTATTTGGCTCGTTTAGAATGTTTTTTATCCATTCAATCTTCATAATGTATGGTTGCAGTTTTGAGAACCAGTCTTCAAAGTCACGACATGCATACAGTTTACATGTGGTGGATACTAATGGCTGCAAATGGGCAGAAGACAATTGGTGAGTAGCCAGGCTTTTGCTGTTTAATTTGCTGTTTTTTAATTCTAAATGCCATAGTTTACTGAGAGGCAAAGCAGCAGAGTTGTGCTGACTGTAATTATCAGGAAAGACCTCTAATGTCTAATACGAAAGCTGCTAAGGTTCATGCAGTGTGTTCAGGGTCACTTGTAGATTGGTACAAACTTCGAGTTGTTCTCAATAGTACAGCTCAGTATAGGTATTAACACATTATATTATGTAGTTCTTAATTAGAGAACTACGCAATGTTTGCAAGGTAAGATTGCGTACAATAAGATCCAATTTGGTTCGATCTGTCCCCAGATTTGCATAGCGGGAGATAACTGCACCAGGCTTCCCTTCGTAATAGCTACATCTCCTCTTCAAGTCCATTTCATGGcacatttatttgtttttagtaTCTGTTGGTAGCCTATTTACTTTCATTTTGTCCTTTTAACCTCTTAAACTGGTACGTTgccaataaaaatatgttacgTTGCCAAGGAAAAAGGGTCAAGAGAAAGCATGTTTACAGTGTTTGATGAATGATTTGTAGCAGAAGATGTATAAGTTACTACTTTTCATCCAACTTACATGTTGCTTTTGTTTTTGGAAACTGTTCAGGATTAGAAGAAATGTAGATCCAGAGCCCTTGTTCAGTTCTTGAATCAAACTTTCGATGAAGGTCCAAATTTGTTAGTGCAACATAGAAAATTTCATTGAGAGGAATCAACGAGGAAAAGAAAAGTGGGTCAACAACATCAACACGTGTATTTGAGAGATTGTCCTCGGGCTGAGGAGTGTCCACATGAGTTCGTTGAGGTGTTTACACATGCATGTAGTCCTCTTTTAAATTCGTTGTAGAGTTTGGATTTCCATGAACTTTGTGAAATCGTCACAAATCTGtgtttcattatgtttatggtTACATATACTCTTTATAATTGACCAGATATGTTCATATATGCTCAAATTATCCAAATGAAACTCAAAAGAATGAGCATTACATCAAGTTAAATATTTACCTCAGTTAGAGCTCCACATTAACCTCCCAATGTTAAGCCAAACCTTATTACATATCACTTTTGTccacttttaattgttatagtttctttttatgatatatttttttatcatattaatatgcaaaaattgCAATCTATAAGACTTTTCGTTTAGTTTTTGATTCATTTACATGATTATTGTGGTGGTCAAAGAAGGGTTGAGGGCCACTAGCTAGTCTCGCTACATCAAAAATGAgctttagcggcaattaattagcaattgccgctaaatatatatttaagcgGCAATTAGCATTCTTTGTATGTTATAGCCTTTAGCGTCATTGGATTTAAGGGTACTTAACTAATGCCAGTAAAGAcgttaacactctttattaatgtgtatttattatcgctaaaagttatttttattgtaatgtgTTAGACTGAGAAAAAGTTAACTTTACTACACACAAAACATCAAATTGACTTTCTCCCAAAACCTCTAACTTCCAAATCAAGTGGCTTATTGAAACAAAACAATTTTGAGACTCTCAAGGAGTTGCAAAAACAACTAAGAGTTGATGAGTTTTATGAGAAAAGGTTTTGAGTCCATGTGTTAGATTTGATGACATTTTAATTTGGCATATTCTACATCACTTGAAACCTAGGTGCATGTTGAGCATCTTAGGCACATGCATCTTTTTGATGTTTCTAAACAAACAATTGTTTGTTAACTTGAAAAGATCATGTACTTTTTGTGTTGATAAAGTGAACTTAGCTTTCTTTGTTTCTTGAAAGGTTTTAGCACCATAGCCACACCTTTTTAAGTCAAACATCAATTTGCCGTGTataaatagatgatatattCTTGGGATCGTGATGTATTGCTAAACAATCTATACTTGAGCGATCTACTGGGACCCTGACAGGATAGGTGAAGAATTCCTGTGGATCTTCTTTTTTTGAGCTACAACTTCTCTTTGTAAACCTTTGCGTCTCTTTTAGTCTCAAATGAATTTGAAAAGAGAAAATCAAATGGCATATAGTATATGACTTTGTTTTGTGATAACCTCCAACTAAAAACAGCCAAAAGTTGGCAATTGGTCCAATATGGCAATAAGAATGGTGCATAGGAACTTGGCATCTAGCTCCAAAAGCCAACACCTTTTTTAGGGTGGGCTCACTAGATTAGAACTCACTCTCAAAAATCCTCAAGAAAGTATGGACATACATATGATCCACAAAGCATGACGGAGCCGGATATGATCGAGCGGTTCATCTTTCGacaaaaaattgtattatttattcatgattaaaattattttttatgtaaaccctctttaacttcatttttgagTTTTCATATCTTGAATCGTCTTAGTAAAAATCCCGACTCTCTTACGATATATGATCATTGATCATAAACTATCTTATCTTGAATTGTAGATCAACTTGAAACCAAGctctttatattattattattatgtcacctctaacttttttttatatacatatataattgtctTTCTGGAGAACTCACCTATATATGATCTTAAACTTCTAATACCAAACAAATTAGTATATATCTAGGtacatactaattttttttaataggcCAATTAACACTTTAAACCATGATTATGATTTCATACTAGATATGGaactttataaataaataatttgattatcGAATCAAACCTATATCATTATAATTTGGAGATATTATCTAGAAAGATTTGAATAAGTAGGAATGATTACTAGGGAAAAATATATCATAGTGGGATTTGAGATAACTCTTATTTTATGTCATGACTTTTTAATTATAGGCATCATATGATAAGATGAAAAtaccaatttaattattttaatataaatatataattagatTGGTTCAAGTTTAGAAGTGTTAAGACTACAaatcaattaaagaaatatataagggaaaatgtataattatcccctcaatctatgtctgaaatttcagagacacacttatattatacgaAGATCCTATtacctcctgaacttattttataagtaattttctatcctttttagcctacgtgacactagtttgaaaaaaaaagtcaatcatcgTTGGACCCACAAAATAATGCCACGTAGGTTGAAAAGGcgtaaaaagttattaataaaataagtttagggagataataggaccttaatatagtataagtgtgtctctgagatttcggacatagattgaacgggtacttgggcattatcctaAACATATAACGTACTTTTTCCATGCATTCTTCTTTGCCACATGTTACACAAATTGAAATTCCACTTGTTGGTAAAAGACCatgtatcttttttattttcttgcgtctaaatataataaatcatttagtTGAGTAGTGGACctaattaaatatcattttcaatACGTTAAAATAACTTCCTTTTTGCTATCTACCTTTATGTAGCATCTAGCtagtagaaaaaataaatacacaaaaaagtcaaaaacagGTTAATATCTACTATATATCGATATTATTGATATACGTTAAAGTAACTTTTGTTGAAACTCTTGAATCCTTACTAGTTCCGCGTTAtctatatagatatagatatgaTAACATGCAATTTAAAAAGATGTATGACAAGCCATGACTTATAGTGCGCCCTATATATGGATGTTTATAGTTCCTTTGCTTTTGGaccttatattataataaatatataggtgacgttatttaaaaaaaaaaggatctaCCATTTCCACTAATATAATTATCACACCTACTTTGCTTTTGGGACTGGCCCTTCTACAAAATATGTACCAAAATCAACTCTTTTCATCATATAGGATACATATACTTGATGATAagaatcttaaaaattaaaggTTCTGGTTAGTCACGTgaaatgaaatcataatttaaaaataaaatatcattgtCTACTAACTTCTATCTTAATTGATGTCCTTTTATCTTATACGTTATGTCTTTAATAACTTAAAGTTGTATCATGTCCTATCTAATCATCTCTCTCACGCTTATTCGGATTTCGATCTATCTCTACTTCTTTTCGTATCTACTATATATAACCTACCTCTCCACTAGGGTGTATGTACATCCTCTTCACATGTCCAAACAATCTCAATCTCGTTTTTCTCATTTGTCCACCACAGAGATCTAGATCACACCGATCTTGTCCTCGTTAATTGTGAAACTTTcaaaattgttaaattatttatacaattttatcgAATAAACAAAAGTTCATAACAAATGTATAATACACTATCacaaaattattctaaaaataaatacaatactttttatagaattttcaataaaaaaaaattgaaaatgatcGTTACAGTATACTATTgttaaagtaataataaatatgattgAAGAAAGTAATAATCACATcctatataaa
The window above is part of the Solanum pennellii chromosome 5, SPENNV200 genome. Proteins encoded here:
- the LOC107018501 gene encoding phytanoyl-CoA dioxygenase; translation: MVVIEGNLSSEQLQFFDSNGYLVLESFASQEEIQSMRKRMEELLDEFDCSSDTSVFSTKNQQQTTNDHFFESAEKISFFWEEKAFDEDRNLKQPKQLSINKVGHALHEKDAVFNKFSSSGKVSSMLRSLGYQRPVVIQSMYIFKQPGIGGEVVPHQDNSFLYTEPTTCTGLWLALEDATIVNGCLWAIPGSHKNGLVRRFLRDESGVHFDKPSPCYNQEDFVSLEVKAGSLVVIHGDLIHQSFENQSSKSRHAYSLHVVDTNGCKWAEDNWIRRNVDPEPLFSS